The Paroedura picta isolate Pp20150507F chromosome 6, Ppicta_v3.0, whole genome shotgun sequence genome segment TGCCCCCCCCAACGAAGCCTCCGACTGCAGGCAGTAACCCCGATGCCTCCCCATCGCCCTCCCCTGCTTGGAAAGCCCTTATGGCCCACTCTCTCCGAATTTCCCTTCTAAGGGGGACAGCCCTGTTGACCTCTTTCGTGGGGTGGCCTAAGACGCAGCACATTTCCCCTTTGCTTCTGGACTGGGgattttttgggaggggcagtGGAGAAAACCAGAGGGTTTCCCTCTCCAAAAAACGGTAAACAGAAAGAATCTGTGAAAACCTTGCACTTGTCTGGAAGTAAGAGAGGCCTACCGAGAAAGAGAAGAGGACGGATATGACACGAACACAAACGTTCTATTTGTTGCAACGTTCTATGTAATGACCTcatgatgttctatgtaagcCTCCCAGAGCCGTATgcaagggcggtataaaaatctaaacaaataaatcccAGCTTAGGTGCGAGGCAGAGGCAAACAAGAGCCAGAAGCCCACTCGGTGCCTCCAAGGGACTGGAAACTTGTGGAGGGAGTATTTATACACCGCGTTCACTCGCTGCCCAAAGCGGCAGAGTTTCTCCtcaaggagtgggaggaggcaatTCAGCCCCGAGCGACCTGCCTCGGAGAAAGGAGAGGAAACGACGAGCCACGAAGGTGATCAATTAGCTAATATCATCGCATTCCATCCATACCCGTCACGCGACGCAAATATCCGGCCCTTTTGAGCCTTCTTTATTTGCAGCGCGTGATTCTGGCTGCGTCCAGCTGTGTgttttggttcccccccccaggggaattTCAACCCCCAGGAGAATTCGGTGGTACGCGGAGGTAGGGACTCTGGATCCCCCGAAGGGTGGGCGGGAGATGATGGGGAGAAAACCGATCTTGCTCCAGGCAATCGGCTAACCTCACCCGGAGGGGCCAGTGCCAGATggcgagggggtggggagaaatctgGCCCCCTTCCGAGGCGCCCCTCCGAAGGACGCCACACCACGCGCAGTTTGGTTTCGGCGGGTTTCTTTCCCTGTCGGATCTGAGCGGCCTTTGAAGAGGCTTCCGGACTTCAAAGGCCTCCTTGGTCTTGGGCCCGAGGAGTCAGGTGTGTGCGACGCTGCTTTCTTCCTTCTCGCGCGCAAGGGTGGCCAGGAGCGCAGCAGAAGGGGCCGGCCGCAGACTCGCCGGCgcggcagggaaggggaggtggaagGCCGCGACCCCCTGGAGCAACGGGGAAGTCGTGTCCGGTCTCGGCTGACTTTGGGCGACCCGGTGCCGTTTCCCAGGCGGGAGACGCCCAGGGGCAGTTGGCCTCGGCTGCCTCGGTCTCCCAGGCCTCAACTAACCAGGAACGACCCGGCTGAGGCTCCGAGATGCGGTGGGACAGGGCTGGCATGGAGCGTCCAACTCGGGGCTCCCGGTCCATTCGCTAGAACCCTCCGTCTGACTGAACTCCGCGAGGACTCTCTGCTGCCGCGTGTCTCAGGTCGGGCTGGAGGCCTTCGTGGAGACTAAGCTCGGGCCAAACTTGCCCTTGACGTCGATTCGGccccctcatccccctcccctcccctcccgtcccctcctTCCGCATCAAGAGTGGTCTGGCCGCCGTTTGCCCGGCGGAGAGGCCACGATCCCGCGAAAGGGAAGCCCACCCATCGGACCCCCAAGTGCTGCCCATCGCCTGCATGGGGTCCTGCTCTCGGTGGGCGGCCGCTTCAAGAACATCGCGATGGAGGCCGAATCCCAAGGAGCGTCTCCAGAGCGAGCTGCAGTCGGGCTGAatggtgagggggggaggggggagagagtgaAGGAAGTAGCGATGACCGACAATCGATGAGCTCCGTGGCTGGCACGCTTCCCTGGGGGTAAAGGGTCTGCTGCGGTAACTCCCGGTTTGCTCAGGCAGCGCAGAGGCGGAGAGCCGACCTTGCAGGGGTGGTGTGTCGCGGAGCAGTGGGAGAGGGACGCGGGCCGGGGCGTAAGCCTAGCCGGCTCTGCCCGGGGGCCTGTTTGACGGACACAACGCCTGCGGCCCAGCAGAAGCAGGATTGCTGCAGCCGAGGAGAGCGGAAACGTCCACGATTGTGTCTCTCATTCCCAATCGGAAACACCCACGCCGGTCAGAATGATAAATTTGAATCAGTTCGAGGGTAGGAGATGTGGGGATGAAGCGAGAGGAGCGGGAACGAGAGGAGGAAAGACATattcgcgcccccccccccttgtgccgcCTCTCTTCGGCGTCTATAATTCCAGATGGGGAGCCGCGCTCGTCGGCCGCGGCGAAATTACACAGGAGTCCCGCCACACCTCCAAGAGAGGCCGGATGGCAGCCCTGGCGCTCCTGACTCAGCTCACGTCTTCAAGCTGGAAGAGACGCCCGAAGTCTCTCCGACGGGCCGCTGGgctcctggttcaatccccgcgCGCCACAAATGCGCGCCAAGCCAAGGCTTGCGAGTTCTTCTGTCCCAGCCGGAGGATCCTTGGGCGGGTGGGTGATCTCTGCCTGCCAAAGACAGCCTAAGGCTCCGCCGACGTCCCACCCAATACAGCGGGATCTGCTCCCAGGTCCAAAGGGCCTCAGAGCCCCAAGCGAAGCGAGGTAATCCCGCCTGGCTCCTCCTTCCCGCGGCCAGTCCGAAGGCCTTTCGACGGCTGCTTGCTTGCTCGCTTGCGGCGATCCCACGGTCGCAGGCTCCTTCCCGGGCGAAGCCAAGAGCGCGCCCTGCATCTTTCCTCGCAGCGCTCTTCTGGGCCGGCTCGGTGCCTTCTGCGGCGTCCTGTCCTCCCTTCCAGATTGCCCGGCTTCTCTCTTCGCTCGACCGTTCACCATGAGACGCGAGGATGAGAGAAAGCATCTGGGTCTGCAGCCCCCGCCAGCCACGCTTCTTCCGACCGCTCTCTGCCTGCCGACTCCTGCCGGCTTCTGGGAAAAACGGGCCAGCGGTAGTTCAAGTTCACGGGCAGCCCGGCCGGGACAGCCTGCCTGCAGGGAGCGAGGAACTTCGCCCGACCGCCCCGTCGAAACGAggccttctgcttccttctccagtTGCCCGGCAGCCCCAGAGACGGCGCCGCAAGGTGGTACTTCTAGGCCGCAGAGGGAATGGAGGCCTGAGAGGCGAAAATGTGGGTGCCCCAGGAAAGAGTAGGGATTCCCCCCAGCTCCAGGGAACCCGGGGTGGGGAGAGGTTCTGTCGGAGCCCCCCCAGCGCACGTCCAGGGCCCAGGACGCACTGCCccccccactctccaaagcaggaaCGGCAACGCCCCCCTTCAGAAAACCCCTTCGCCTTCAACTTCAAAGTACTCTGGTTTGGGACGCGAGAAGGGATTGGCGAGGGCATCTGGACGGAGCCCCCTTCCTTCGCTGCCCTCCTGATGGCCAAGTTCTCCCCACCGGACCtcttcctttgccccccccccccccgcaccgccAGCCGCCGCGATCTCTACCTGGCATCGGCCTCTGGCGCTAATTGTTTTGAGAAAAATGGGCACGGGGGTTTCCTTCCTCGTTTTTCAGACCCTGCCTAATATTATTAAGGGAGGAAATTGAGATTTGAACGGCCGTTTGGATTACTTTGGgttgttcctttctttttttctctcttttcttaagcATTATGCAGCAGGGAAGGCGAGGGCGGCGAAGAGCCCGCCCAGGGGGGAAGAAAATGCCGCCGGCCGGATCGGGCGGGTTCCAAGGGCTGCAGTGAGCCGCCGCTTCCCGGGACCGGCTCCGGAGAAGCTGGCAAAGGCGTCCCCGCGCAGCCCGGCCCCTTCCCGGGGGACAGTGGGCTGCTTCCTACAAGGGGGGAGGTGAAGGGGGGCAGTTTCTCCCCAGCCGGCCCGGCTTCCAGGCCACCGAATCCATGCGGACTTCCTCCCCACTAAGGGTGTCCAGGATCGCGGCTCGACCCTTCTCGGGGCCAGGCGAAGGAGGGGTCGCCAAGAAGAGTAGCGCCCGCGACGGAGAAGCCCGTGGCTTTTGGGGGGCAGCCCTTTGTGGTCAGGGAGGGCTCGCAGGACTTCGCCACCTCCTTCCTAGAAAGCCTCCTCCCCGCGCCCCACCCGGGCTGCCCGGATTTGGAGTACCAGGCCGGAGGGATCTGGACGATTCGCCCCGCTGGCCAACTACGCAGCGCTAAGAAGGCTCCGTGGCCTTTGTGTGGCTGCTTCTTCCAGACACAAaacatctttccccccccctcctctgacacacacacacacactaacaacCCGGCACAATATCGTTTCAAATTTGCAACCCCTTTAAGGACACCCTCGAAATGCCAAACTGGGATGGGGTTGGGAGGTTCAAGGTGACCCTTGGGTAGCCCCGAAAACTCTGATTTCACAGAAAAGCCACTGagaacaaggatgcattttgcctcccacccacccccaaaaaaacgaAAAACACCCACCCACAAGCAAACCTACAATTTGGTTTATCCAAATTCTGCACGAATGGCATCTCCTTCCCTCACAATGATGGGCGATTGTCTCCAGTGTGGGGAGGCAGCTAGAATCGACTCCGAGGGGCTATAAACTGAGCAGCCTTCAAACCGAGCCTGACTTCTACCAAATAATGTATTCGAATAAGCAAGCAAGTCGCCTCCTCTTATCACTACGAAGAAACCTCGTTACGGAGACAAACAATCAGGCCTCCAGTAACAACCATCGTGACTGCTAAACCAGAGTGTAGCCTACTACGATCCCTAGCAGCAGCAGCCGAAGAAACTTTGATTTCGGCTGGAGAGTCCGAAAGAGGCGCTGAACTTTTCCGGTGGAGTTCCACCGAAAAGCTCTTGATTTTAGCTCGGTTTGTTAGAAAggaaatgaaagaatttgcaagCGGGCAGGGCTTTAAAACAGCAGCATCTGGGGTGAAAAATTTTTTGACTCAAAGAACTGAATACACTTCCCCGTGGGATTTGTGGCGAGGGCAGGCCTAACTTAGGGAgcgcagtctgaggaagagcgcatgcactggaaagctcacgccttgaataaatctttgccagtcttaaaggtgctgccggaCTCTTGATTTTAGGGCGGGCAAACCTCGATGTTTTTGGCTTTGTTTAAAGAGAATGAAGAGGTTCAGCGACTGCAGTTtcaacacattttattatatttctgtatgCATTACTCTGAGGAGGGGGACCATATCACAAGAAATGATGAAACCACATCAaccttcaaattaaaaaaaaaatctgaaacagtTTTATGCTCACAAATTGTACATATTTATAGTTAAGAAACATTCTTTATAAATACTGTTTCCTCTGTAGCAAGTTAATACCATAATTTAATTACAAATGGATAAATATGTCAACAGGTATTTACAGAAGGAAGGGTATTATTAAAGGAGGGAAAATACCCTAACGGCACTACgcatattccccccctccccacgccctTCCAAACAAGAACTAACAAATCGAACTGGCAAAAGCACTAAAACGTCACATGTAAACCCAGCTAACAAGGGGGGGAAATACATTCACAAGCgttggaagagaaggaagaattgATCTTGGTGGTGTTTCGAAGAACAGCATAGAGACTTtggcaccttaaaaaaaaatgtttttttccttgtttttctgtttgtttgtttttataaatcTTTCCAGTCTATAGTTCAATGAAGTTTACAATCAAagttgcctctttccccccccccccgaaagaaacACGATATTCAATACCACGATTACAAAAGAAACCATTTGATTCCACAGttacttctccccccaccccgcgaatgaaagagagaaagagaaaagaattaggggggggagggagggagaaagaggggatAAACAAGGGAGCGCATCctttgagggagagagagaggaactcaCACCTCCCCGGCAGGGGGGGAACCCCAAAGGGGGCGGTGCGCGGGTGGGGGAGAACCAATCCATCCTTCACGAAGCGGACCAACTTCTATACAACAAGAAATCCAAGAAAACGTTTGAGTTCCCACCTGGACGGGAGGAGGGACGCCGCATCCTCCTCGTGCACAGAGACTATCcgagggcggggcggggggggcggcagGGCGAGGCGGGAGGAGCCCGAGGGCCGGTCGTCGGGCCGTCTGATCTTTTGTTCCCCAGGCGATGGAGGCAGGCGGAGGAAGGCGgcgggggggtgtgggggggcggggggagagtgtCTCTCGGCAGGCCCTTGGGCAAGGCTCGGGAGACCGCaccgcggcggggaggggggtctctCGCTCGCTCTCCACGGACGGCACAGCCTGCGGGGcggcttctcctccttcctccttcttggGCCCCCCGAAGGCCTCTCTCGCTGCTCTCTGCCTTTCTTCTTGGCGGCTCCCAAGCGTCCCGGGGGCGacgggggaggagaaggcgggaGAGAGAGCGCACATCCCAGGCGCTGCTGCCGGAGCCGCCTTCAGACGTACCACTCGTTGAAGTTGGAGGTCAGGCCGCCGTGGCAGCCGCTGCCCCCGaccccgccgcctccgcctccgccgccgcctcctcctcctccgccgccgccagtgGCCCCGCCGTTGCTCCCggccccgccgctgccgccccgGTGCACGGCAgacaccgccgccgccgccgctgcagccgccgccgccggagaCAAGTTAGTGGCCGCCGCGCTCTGGCTCTCGGCGCTGGGCGACACCAAGCCCGGAGGGGTGGACGACTCGTAGCCGGAGCTGGCGGCCGGGGACGACTCGGAGCCTTGCGGGGAAGACTCGTGGACCTGCCGGcaccggaggggaggggaggggagggcaggggagagacAGCGCCGTCAGCCTCCGAGCTGGCCAAGgaagcccgcccgcccgctccctccaggcctcagcctttccccaccgGAGGCTTCCAACCCCCTGCCCGGGGCTGACTCCTCGCCGACAgggagcaacaacaacaaaaagaagaaggaggcgACTCGGGTGAAGTCCCCGCGAAGGCCAGGCCGGCGCGCCAGAGCGCAGCCCGCAAAGGCTTCCCGCCACCTCCCCTCCGCCCTCGAGCTTACTCGTAAGTAAGCCTCAccatttcagtgggacttacttccgAGCAAGTCTGCCGCCCGTGGCTACAGAAGCGTGGTCCTCTTGGCGTCAGGCaggcctctcttccctccccaaggcCAGCGCCAGCTTCCCGTCCGCTCCAGATTACCTTCATGTGTTTCCGCAGGGAGCTGGGGTGCGTGTAGGACTTGTCGCACATCTTGCACAGGTAGGGCTTGTCCGAGGTGTGGACGTGCATGTGCTTCTTGCGGTCGCTGCTGTTGGCGAAGCGTCGGTCGCAGCCCTCGAATTCGCACTGGAACGGTTTCTCGCctgcaaaaggggggaggggggagggcggggagaagagagagggaggaaaaggccAATACGGGGTGAGGATGCTGGCAAACCAGCCTCCCGGACGACTCCGAGCCCAGCCAAGCAAGTCCCCCCAggaattaagattttaaaagggCATCTAGAAGACCGGGACAACTCGCGCGGCTTTGCCAAGGGGCGCGCCCAAGTCCTTCCAGGATGTGTCAATTTCACCCGATTGTCTCTAGGATTCAGTGGGGCTTCCTTTCCAGTGTCAGCTCAGTTGCACCGGAATAAGTGGGCAGCGCTGACTTGCTTAttagggggaagaagaagaagaagaagaagaagaagaagaagatcttgGTGCCAGGACCCCAGCTAAGAACAGACAAAAGGGAATTTAACGgaggattgttttgttttgttttgtctttgagggaggggggggggagactgcagatttagatagatagataaatctAATACTAAGAGAGCTGGCCAGAAGGCATAAAAACACCCATCTGGACACTTATTTAAAAACCTCTTTCCCTAAGGAAATCCAGAAAGAGAGTCCGccctttaaaattttattttactccccccccccacacacgcacaccctgTTCGGTTCAGAGAATTCCCCTGTCCTTTTGTTTCCAGGAGGTGTTCGGGGAAAGCAAGTCATCCATCGAAACGTGGTGAGGACCGAGCAAGAGCAAACAAGGAGAGAAAAACCCGAAGCTTCCCTGACTCGCCCTTCAAACACAATTCGCTGCGAAACTTCACCCCAAAGTCTCCGTGCTTCTGTgcatcttttctcccccccccccctccgccaacTTTCCCGCAAGGACTTTGGAAGTCAATCCACAAATATCCgccctggggacgggaggggaggggggaggaagggagaaagacacccccccccccttcgcccgCCAGCCAACATGCAAAGCGGTCCCTGGGAATCTGCCGGGAGCTTCTACGGCCTGTTGCCACATTTCCGAGTAATCCGATGGTGCGAGAACCCcaccaacgccccccccccagcccagatcGCCCTCCCCATCTAGGAACCGGAGGTGGGAAAGGCGGGCAGTTTGGCGTGAAATTCCATTAGCACCTCGAGGCAGCTGCTccgagccgccccccccccccacctccaaaagcGGCCCTCTCCATGCAAATCGGCGTCTCGCGGTTTTAAACCTTGTTAAGCCCGTCTCTCACCCAGGCCCGTTCGCACCCAAGAAAGGTCcggggagacggggggggggggggagcgccccgTTCTTGCTCCCTGTAAATATTGATGCCCGGAAATCGCGCTGATGTTTTGGCTTTCCTGTTGTTgtgtattttttggggggggggagataaaatcTGGCAGGGAGAAAGGTTGCAGGAGCCAGCCAGGAGGCGGTTTGTTCGGCTCTTTTGCCCGAACGGCCGCCTTTTTTCTCTCCCgttgggaaaaggggggaggagaagtttGTCAGccacaaaagcccccccccccgcctgttaTTGCGCCATTTTAACGAACTCGTGCAAAACCACATTCAGTTACTCAGTTATTCAGTTACTACATTCAGTTAAGTGAGACGTTCAAAGCACTTGGGGGAAGGAAGCTAAATTTTTTGTGTTTTCTTGGCTCGGCCTCACCCCATTTAAATTTAATGGAAAACCTGTGCGTGTGGGGAGGAAAACTGAGAAGAGGGACGTGTCGCCCTCCGTGCTGGTCTTCTAGACCAGTTCCTCCCCGTCCAGAAGACAAAAAGATAGGCAACCTataacccacccccccccccggcgcaatCACCGCCCTTTCACACATTTCCTAAAGGCTTCAGCGCGCCTGGCTTTGTTTACCCGAAGGCAGCTCAGGCGTTTCTCTCTCCCGGAGCCCTTCCCCGTGTTTGTCCTTCGTGGAAGCCGGTGGATTTCGAAAGAAGCCACCTCCACGGAGACCCGCGCGGGAGGTGGATGTTTACTTGGCCGTAAATGCCTCTGAACGCCACGGGACTCCCTTGGACGAGGCGCGGACTTTGCGCTAAGGAGCCTCCGGGTTTCCTTCCCGGCTCTGGCCCCCGGGCCGTACATTTCCACGGTGGCTTTGGAGCATTCGGCTCCTGGCTCCGATACAGAGTTCCTACTTCCCAGGAGCCGCGCTGGGGAACCGGGGCCCGGGCTGGGCGAGCCGGCGAGCCCCGGGCAACTTCTGGAAAGAACGGGGTGGTTTGGGGCAAGCGATTCCAGCAGCCTCAGGCTTCCACAAAGGGGAGCGACACTCCTGGCGGCTGGTGGGTGAGCGCGACAGCCGGCCGGCCCCATGTTGGAAAGGCGGCTTTGTTGTGGCTTGAAAGGCCGCGCGGGCTTCCCCATGCCgccgccccccagccccccatccGGCCTCCTCCCGCGCAGGGACTGACCTGTGTGCGTCCGCTTGTGGATCTTGAGGTTCTCGGAGCGGGCGAAGACCTTGCCGCAgcctgggaaggggcaggggaagggctTCTCGCCGGTGTGGACGCGGATGTGGTTGACCAGCTTGTACTTGGCCTTGAAGGGCTTCCCCTCGCGCGGACACTCCTCCCAGAAGCAGATGTGGTTGCTCTGCTCGGGCCCGCCGACGTGCTCGACGGAGACGTGGGTGACCAGCTCGTGCATGGTGCTGAAGGTCTTGTTGCAGCTCTTCTTGGGGCTGCTCAGCTGCTCGGGGTCGACCCACTTGCAGATGAGCTCCTGCTTGATGCACTGCTGGCGCATGTAGCGGAAGAAGGCgcccgggtggtggtggtggtggtgatggtggtggtgcgGGTGCGGGTGGGCGTGCGGGTGGTGGGCATGGTGCGCCGCCATGTTCATGCCCATGTTCATGGGGCCGTACTGGCCGTGCAGCTGGGCCGCGGCGGCGTAGGGGTCAGTCCTGGGGCTGGACACCTGGCGGTACTGGTCCGAGCGGCCGAAGACCTCGCCCGGCAGGCCCAGCCGCATCTGCCCGTTGAGCACGTTGGGCGAGCCGGGAGCGCCGTGCTGCTCGCCGATGCCCGGGAAGAGCAGGTGGCCGCCCTGCGCCTCGGCGTGCGGGTGGTGCAGgttgcccgccgccgccgccgcgccgaaGAGTCCGTGCTGGCCGCCGCCGGCCCCGGAGGCCTCGCCGAAGCCCCGGCCGCGGAACAAGAAGTCCCGCGGCGCGTTGAAGGGCGGCGCCGAGTAGGAGCCCACATGGGCGGCGTGCGGGTAGGCGGGcgcctgcgagctgaaggccgagCCCTGGCCCGGGGACAGGTcgtgcgccgccgccgccgctgccgctgccgccgccgccgccgccgcgttgAGCTTGAAGGCGCCCAggtgcgccgccgccgccgccgccgccgagtcCGCGAAGCCCCCCGGCAGGCTCAGCTCCCGCTCCTGcagctccgccgccgccgccgccgccgccgaagccgGGGGCCGCCCGAACGAGCCCACGCCCAGCGCCGGGAACTGCGGCCCCGCGTCCAGCAGCATCCCCAGGCAGGCGGGCCGAGGCCCGGCCGCGAGCAGAAGGGGCGGCGGGGGTGCGAGGGCGCCGGAGGGGGGCTAGGGGCGGAGGGGCCG includes the following:
- the ZIC2 gene encoding LOW QUALITY PROTEIN: zinc finger protein ZIC 2 (The sequence of the model RefSeq protein was modified relative to this genomic sequence to represent the inferred CDS: inserted 3 bases in 2 codons), which encodes MLLDAGPQFPALGVGSFGRPPASAAAAAAAELQERELSLPGGFADSAAAAAAAHLGAFKLNXGGGGGGSGSGGGGXHDLSPGQGSAFSSQAPAYPHAAHVGSYSAPPFNAPRDFLFRGRGFGEASGAGGGQHGLFGAAAAAGNLHHPHAEAQGGHLLFPGIGEQHGAPGSPNVLNGQMRLGLPGEVFGRSDQYRQVSSPRTDPYAAAAQLHGQYGPMNMGMNMAAHHAHHPHAHPHPHHHHHHHHHHPGAFFRYMRQQCIKQELICKWVDPEQLSSPKKSCNKTFSTMHELVTHVSVEHVGGPEQSNHICFWEECPREGKPFKAKYKLVNHIRVHTGEKPFPCPFPGCGKVFARSENLKIHKRTHTGEKPFQCEFEGCDRRFANSSDRKKHMHVHTSDKPYLCKMCDKSYTHPSSLRKHMKVHESSPQGSESSPAASSGYESSTPPGLVSPSAESQSAAATNLSPAAAAAAAAAAVSAVHRGGSGGAGSNGGATGGGGGGGGGGGGGGGGVGGSGCHGGLTSNFNEWYV